A stretch of Fusibacter sp. A1 DNA encodes these proteins:
- the disA gene encoding DNA integrity scanning diadenylate cyclase DisA, with protein sequence MRETSQNTRITDVLRMVSPGTQLRAGLENVLRAKTGALIVIGDTDLIKSISHGGFAINAEFNPYKIYELAKMDGAVILSNKADRIVSANVELNPDPGIMTQETGIRHRNAERVSKQTGQVVISISQRRSIITIYKEDIKYILQETNRLLTKANQAIQTLEKYRQTLNQELINLSALEIEDAVTVHDVAQVMKRSEMVLRVADEIERYILELGHEGRLIEMQLDELVSDVANDLKNVISDYLVDFDKKTLDDSLIMLATMSDDELLSTTRMAKLLGYEIEVEMLDMQVYPRGFRLLSKIPRLPSAVIRNILAHFDDLQGVINASMDELEEVEGIGEVRAQNIVSGLRRIAERVYNNQPLVTT encoded by the coding sequence ATGCGTGAGACCAGTCAAAATACCAGAATAACAGATGTTCTACGCATGGTTTCTCCAGGTACACAGCTGAGAGCGGGGCTTGAGAACGTGTTAAGGGCGAAAACCGGCGCGCTGATCGTGATTGGAGATACGGATCTGATCAAAAGCATCAGTCACGGCGGGTTTGCGATCAATGCCGAGTTCAATCCCTACAAGATCTACGAGCTTGCCAAGATGGACGGCGCCGTGATTTTAAGCAATAAGGCCGACAGGATCGTCAGTGCCAATGTCGAGCTCAATCCAGATCCGGGCATCATGACTCAAGAAACAGGAATCAGACACCGTAACGCCGAAAGGGTATCGAAACAGACAGGACAGGTCGTGATATCGATCTCGCAAAGAAGAAGTATCATCACGATCTATAAAGAGGATATCAAATATATCCTGCAAGAGACGAACCGCCTTTTGACCAAGGCCAATCAGGCGATTCAGACACTTGAAAAATATAGGCAGACACTCAATCAGGAGCTCATCAACCTAAGTGCCCTTGAAATTGAAGACGCCGTCACCGTGCATGATGTCGCTCAAGTGATGAAGCGTTCCGAAATGGTGCTTCGTGTCGCTGATGAGATTGAACGGTATATCCTAGAACTAGGTCATGAAGGCCGCCTTATCGAAATGCAGCTGGATGAACTGGTGAGCGATGTCGCCAATGACCTTAAAAATGTGATCTCCGATTACCTGGTGGATTTTGATAAGAAAACGCTCGATGACTCGCTTATCATGCTTGCCACGATGTCCGATGACGAATTGTTGTCTACAACGCGTATGGCGAAGTTATTGGGGTATGAAATAGAAGTCGAGATGTTGGACATGCAAGTTTATCCAAGAGGCTTTCGACTGCTTTCGAAGATTCCGAGACTGCCTAGTGCGGTAATCAGGAATATTCTAGCCCATTTTGACGACCTACAGGGCGTGATCAACGCAAGCATGGATGAGCTTGAAGAAGTTGAAGGCATTGGAGAAGTAAGAGCCCAAAATATCGTATCCGGA